A window of Pyrus communis chromosome 3, drPyrComm1.1, whole genome shotgun sequence genomic DNA:
tgtaaTGAAAGATATTGAATATTTAATGATTGTTACAGCTTCCGGAGGACATTGAGTGGCATTTCATTGGAAATTTGCAGAGCAACAAAGTAAAACCCCTTCTAAGTATGActattttctctctcaaattgtACTTTAAGACTTTGCTAAGTAATCCATTTGGTCTCCAAAAGCAGTAAGCATTtctgggctttttttttttttttttttgtttggaaattgTGCAGGTGGTGTACCAAACCTTTCAATGGTGGAGAGTGTGGATGATGAGAAGGTAGACACTTTTTCTAGTAACACCATTTTCTGTACATTGTATGCAGAGTTACTCTTATGTTTCGGGTGATGGGTCTCGAAAAATTAATGGGATTTGGTATTAGTTTTGTAATTCTAGTAAAGATTGTACCTTTTGTGTTGTTGTTCTTTGTAAAAATATGTCAAGCTTGCTTAAATCCTTGGTGTCCCATTTGGATTCCCAATGGAAATTGAATTTACAGCCTTACGGGTTCTGCGCTGTATGTTATATTGCTCTAGTGTTAATGATTAGGGCAGTTCAAGAGCAGCAGCAGCCATTGTTAATTATCTGTAATTGGGGAAGCTCGTATTTTCTTATGGATAATTCTGTTTAGCTGTTCCGAAGCTGCTTCGTTGGTTTTTAGTTAACTTCAGCTCGTATGTTTTGCAGATTGCAAATCGTCTTAATCACGTGGTTGGTAGCATTGGGAGAAAGCCTTTGAAGGTGTTGCTCCAAGTGAATACGAGCGGAGAGGAATGTAAGTTCCTAAATATGAGCCTCCTTTTTCATAAATACTGCAGGAAATGCATGCTCGAGGATAGTTTATGCTTGCATTGTTATCCGTTGTCAAGAATCCATGGCTTTCTGTATTTTAGtcaatttgttgtttttctttgtaGTTTTGACATAACATCTGATCTCTGTATAATACAATGGTAGCAAAATCTGGCGTTGAGCCCTCTGGATGTGTGGAGCTTGCAAAGCATGTAACTTCGGGTTGTCCAAACCTTGAGTTTTGTGGTCTAATGACAATTGGGATGCTTGATTATACTTCTACACCGGAAAACTTTAAGGTGATGCTCCAACGCACTACATGTAAATCTTTCTCCAAAGTTTCAGTTTCTCGGGTTTATTGGCAATTCTCAAATCAAACTGTCATTTGGGACAAAAAAGGGTTAGCGGTGACCATTGAATAAGTTTCTTTTGTTGTCAGACGTTGGCGAACTGCAGAACTGAGGTTTGCAAGGAACTTGATATACCAGAGGAGCAATGTGAGCTTTCAATGGGCATGTCTTCAGATTTTGAGCTAGCTGTAAGGACTAATCTTAAGTTATCCTAGCATGTTTTCACCACTCACCAGTGAAGTTTCTTCACTAATGGAAAAACTTGGTTTTGCAGATCGAAATGGGCAGTACAAACGTGAGAATTGGATCTACAATATTCGGGGCGAGAGAATATCCAAAGAAACAATCAAATTAGCTGGGCAAACTTGATTTATGTTCTTGTATTTCTGTGCCATGATTTTGGCAGATAGTAGTAAGAGTTCTATGCCATTTGAAGGCTGGATATACAAATCAAACCGTATCATGTAACTTGAACAGATGAAATCGAATGAATAAATCCTATTTAGTACCGACTAGTGACTACTCTAGTAGtgtctttttagttttttatttttacaatacGCGATGTACTGGAAACTACTCTAATCTACGAAAGGGGAGATTGGAACTTTGAGCGCAAGAAGGTGTGCGCATTTTAACCAAAGCGGCAAGCAAACTGCATCCTCATTTCCTGCAGATCAAATTCCTTTCGGGATTTGGTGGAAAATGGCAATGGATCTGTTCGCGTTGATCTATTTATAATTGTGTCGTGTTTGTTTGTACTAATACACAGTTACATTACTTATTATGTAATCTTCTTGTTGCCTACCCACCCTCTTTTAACTCCTCAGTAATCACTAGCATGAGTTATGAACAAGCTGAACGGCTCTTTCTTAAACCCCCTAATACCACCACCGCAAGCCACCGCGACTGCCACCACCAAAACTTTCAACGCCGTCATCAACCGCCTCTCGTCCCAAGGCTCTCACCACGAAGTCCTTGCCACGTACTCCTCCATGCTCAAAACCAACACACCTCCAGACTCCTACACCTTCCCTAATCTTCTCAAAGCTTGCACCTCCTTAAACCTGTTTCTGTGTGGCCTCTCGCTCCACCAATGCATCGTCGTTAATGGGTTCTCTTTGGATGCCTACATTGCTTCTTCTCTGGTCAACTTTTACGCCAAATTTGGACACGCCCAAAATGCCCGCAAGGTTTTCGACGTAATGCCCCAGAGAAATGTTGTTCCTTGGACTTCCATTATTGGATGTTATTCGCGTGCCGGAAATGTTGGAGTTGCGTTTGAGATGTTTAGGGAGATGCGGCGCGAAGGAGTTCAGCCCAGTTCGGTTACTCTGTTAAGCTTGACCTCCGGAGTTTCGGAGCTGCCTTATTTGCAGTGTTTGCATGGTTGTGCAGTATTATATGGTTTTGAGTCTGACATTACTTTGGTGAATTCAATGTTGAATGTGTATGGTAAATGTGGAAGAGTTGAAGATGCTCGAAACTTGTTTGAGTGTATGAATGCAAGAGACATAGTTTCATGGAATTCCTTGATTTCAAGCTATTCCCAGGCTGGAAATATCAGAGAAGTATTCCGGCTTTTGTATACGATGAGGGTTGAAGGAATGGAGCCTGATAAACAGACGTATGCATCTGCTGTGTCCGTGGCTGCCATGCAGAGTAGTTTGAAATTGGGAAAGTCAGTGCACGGACAGATTTTAAGAACTGGATATGAATTGGATTCCCATGTCGAAACAGCGCTCATAGTTATGTACTTGAAATGCAGGAACATCGACACTGCATTTCATATCTTCGAAGGGACGAGGAATAAGGATGTGGTTCTGTGGACGGCCATGATGTCAGGGCTTGTGCAAAATGATTCTGCGGACAGCGCACTAATTGTTTTCTCTCAAATGTTAGAATCAAGAACAGTGCCATCTAGTGCGACCGTAGCTAGTGCTCTTGCAGCTTGTGCGCAACTGGGTTCTTTTGATATGGGAACCTCGGTTCATGGTTATGTGCTGAGGCAAGGAATGAGGCTAGATATCCCTGCCCAGAACTCCCTTGTAACAATGTATGCAAAGTGTGCGCGTTTGGAGCAGAGTCGTGCTGTTTTCGAAAGAATGGGCAAAAGAGATTTGGTTTCTTGGAATGCCATGATTGCTGGATATGCTCAAAACGGCCATTTACGCGAGGCTCTGCTTCTCTTCTCCGAGATGAGGGCAACCCTTCAGAAGCCCGATTCTTTAACCGTGGTCTCCCTTCTCCAAGCTTGTGCTTCCATTGGGGCACTCCATCAAGGAAAGTGGATCCACAACTTTACCATTA
This region includes:
- the LOC137727999 gene encoding uncharacterized protein; this translates as MASSAAVDGTPATALRSVLQRVQLAAEKSARKSQEIRVVAVSKTKPVSALRQVYDAGHRCFGENYVQEIVEKAPQLPEDIEWHFIGNLQSNKVKPLLSGVPNLSMVESVDDEKIANRLNHVVGSIGRKPLKVLLQVNTSGEESKSGVEPSGCVELAKHVTSGCPNLEFCGLMTIGMLDYTSTPENFKTLANCRTEVCKELDIPEEQCELSMGMSSDFELAIEMGSTNVRIGSTIFGAREYPKKQSN
- the LOC137728001 gene encoding pentatricopeptide repeat-containing protein At4g04370-like, with translation MNKLNGSFLNPLIPPPQATATATTKTFNAVINRLSSQGSHHEVLATYSSMLKTNTPPDSYTFPNLLKACTSLNLFLCGLSLHQCIVVNGFSLDAYIASSLVNFYAKFGHAQNARKVFDVMPQRNVVPWTSIIGCYSRAGNVGVAFEMFREMRREGVQPSSVTLLSLTSGVSELPYLQCLHGCAVLYGFESDITLVNSMLNVYGKCGRVEDARNLFECMNARDIVSWNSLISSYSQAGNIREVFRLLYTMRVEGMEPDKQTYASAVSVAAMQSSLKLGKSVHGQILRTGYELDSHVETALIVMYLKCRNIDTAFHIFEGTRNKDVVLWTAMMSGLVQNDSADSALIVFSQMLESRTVPSSATVASALAACAQLGSFDMGTSVHGYVLRQGMRLDIPAQNSLVTMYAKCARLEQSRAVFERMGKRDLVSWNAMIAGYAQNGHLREALLLFSEMRATLQKPDSLTVVSLLQACASIGALHQGKWIHNFTIRSCLRPCILIDTALVDMYSKCGDLDRAHRCFVEMSDPDLVSWSTIISGYGCHGKAKTALRMYSEFLLTGIKPNHVVFLSILSACSHNGLVDTGLSIYQSMIADFGIAPSLEHRACIVDLLSRAGRVEEAYDFYKRVFQEPAVDVLGILLDACRTKGNEELGNIIAGEILMLRPGDAGNYVQLAHSYASMNRWDGVGEAWSQMRYLGLKKLPGWSCIELHGTITTFYTDHNTNPQFDDIASMLKRLSEGMKKPSTNNES